The genomic window CTTCCGACTGGGCGAGCAGACCGCCTTCGCCTGGTCCAAGGCCTGGCAGGGCGGTTCCGCCCCCACGGCCTTCGCCGCCCTGCGGCAGGCCGTGGAGGACGACCCGAGCGGCGCCCCCCTGATGCTCCTGGGCCAGGCCCGGCGCGAAGTGGAGCGCCTCTGCCGGCTCACCGACGCCCGGCGCAACGGCGTCAAGAGCCGCGACGGGCAGGTGGCCGCCCTGGGCCTGGGGCCCAATCAGGCATTCCTGTTCGACGGCTATGACCGGGTCCTGAACCGCATCGGCCCCGAGGGGGCGGCCCGCCTGCTGCACCTGGTGAACCAGACGGACATGGACCTGAAGGGAATGGCCATCAGCCGCAGTCCCAGCCCCCTTCTGAACCTCACCACCGCCCTGTGCCGGGCCTGGTCCTCCTGAAACGAAAAAAGAGTTGTTAATCTTTTGAATCGGACCTACACCTAGAGCACGCCAAGGGGGACCCATGACCGCCTGTTCCATGCCCAACCTCACGTCCCTGGGGACGGTCGAATCCAAGTCGGTGCTGCCGAAAGGCTGGAAAGCCGACCTGACCGACCTCGCCAGCCTGGACCTGACCCTCCCCGTGATGGAGCTCATCCGCCGGACGACCAGCAGGCTGCCCCAGGACATCATCGAAGCCGTGGTGGCCAACCGGAACCTGGAGGCCGAGGGCTCCCGGGCCGCCAACACCCTGGACACGATGATCGAGAACATCACCCTGGCCGACGACCACGTGTCGCCGCTCTGCCAGGACACCGGCACCATCATCTTCTGGGTGCGCCATCCCTTCGGCCTCTCCCAGCGCAAGGTGAAGGAGCAGATCCGCAGGGCCGTGGCCGACGCCACCGCCCAGTCCTGGCTTCGCCCCAACTGCGTGGAGAGCCTGTCCGGGAGGAACCCGGGCAACAACATGGACCCCTTCCTCGAAGGCCACCCCGTCATCCACTTCGAGGAGCGCGAGGAGCCCGGCGTCGAGGTCTCCATCATGCTCAAGGGCGGCGGCTGCGAGAACGTGGGCGCCCAGTACCGCCTCCCCGAGGCCTCCCTGGGCGCGGGCCGCGACCTGGGCGGGGTGCGAAAGTGCGTCATCGACGCCGTCACCAAGGCGCAGGGCCAGGGCTGCTCCCCGGGCATCCTCGGCGTGGCCATCGGCGGTGACCGGGTCACCGGCTACGAGCGCAGCAAGGAGGTCATCCTCCGCAAGCTGGGCACCCCGAACCCCGATCCCAGGCTGGACGCCTTCGAGCGCAAGCTCACCGAGGAGATCAACACCCTGGGCATCGGGCCCATGGGCTACGGCGGACGCACCACGGTCCTGGGCGTGCTCGTGTCCGAGATGTTCCGCCATCCCGCCAGCTTCTTCGTGAGCATCAGCTACATGTGCTGGTCGAGCCGGCGCATGGACCTGGTCGTCGATGAAACCGGCTCAGCCCTGTACCGCTAGGAGACTCCCGTGAAGCGCATCACGACCCCCATTTCCGAAGCCGTCGTCCGCGACCTCAAGGTCGGCGACGAGATCCTCCTCAGCGGCCGCGTGGTCCTCTCCCGGGACATCGGCCACAAGTTCATGGTCGAGAAGAAGCCCGACTGGCTCAAGCCCCTGCTGCACGAGGCCGTCATCTACCACTGCGGGCCCGTCGTGGCCCACCACGAGGACGGGCACTGGTCCTTCGTCTCCGCCGGCCCCACCACCAGCATCCGCGAAGAGCCCTACCAGGCGGATGTCCTCGAGACCTACACCGTCCGCGGCGTCATCGGCAAGGGCGGCATGGGCAAGAAGACCTCGGACGCCCTGGGCAAGGTGGGCGCCTGCTACCTCCACGCCACCGGCGGCGCCGGGGCCCTCCTGGCCGAGCGGGTCAAGCGGGTGGTGGACGTGAAGATGCTCGAGGAGTTCGGCAGCCCCGAGGCCTTCTGGATCATCGAAGTGGAGGACTTCCCCCTGGTCGTCACCATGGACAGCCACGGCGGCAGCCTCCACGAGGAAGTGGCCCGCACGAGCCAGGAGCGCGCCAAGGAATTGATGGCGGCAAAGTAAGCGGAGATCTTTTATCATCCTCTTCATCCCCGTCCATCCCCGTTCATCCCCGGCAAATCAAGCGCTTGATTTGCCGGGGATGAACGGGGATGAAAAAGGATAAAAAAAATTCTGTCCCTCCCCGGAAGGCCCGGACTGCCTATGCACATTTCCTACTCGCAGCTTGCCAGCGACCTTGCCTCGGCCCTGGCCGGGTTCCTCGACCTGGCCGAGGCCCGCGCCGAGAGCCGGCGGTGGTTCCAGGAGGGGCTGGGGCTGCCCGCGTCCTGGCTCCTGGTCCACGGCGACGACCCCGTGCCCGAGGAGGACGCGGCCAAGGTGGGGCTTTGGCTGGAACGTCGCAGGCAGGGCGAGCCCTGGTCCTACATCCTCGGCTGGTGCGAGTTCCGGGGGCGCCGGTTCCAGGTGACCCGGGACACCCTGATCCCCAGGCCCGAAACGGAGCTGGTGCTGGAGGCGGCCCTGGAGGTGGGGCGGCGGCTGGGCGTGCTCCACGCGTGCGACGTGGGCACCGGCACGGGCATCCTCGCGGTGTGCATGGCCCTGGAGACCGACTGGGAGGTCCAGGCCTCCGACATCAGCCTGGGGGCCCTGAAGGCCGCCCGGGCCAACGCCGCGGCCCTGGGGGCCAAGGTGGCCTTCCAGCGGGGGCACCTCCTGGCCCCCCTCAAGGACCCCCTGGGCCTCGTGGTGTCCAACCCCCCCTACGTGGACCCCGCCGACGCCCCCGGGCTCCAGCGGGAGCTGGCCTTCGAGCCCGCCACGGCCCTGTTCGCCCCCGACCGGGGCCTGGCCCTGTCGGCGGAGATCCTGCGCGAAGCCCGGCGGCGGGCCGCCCCCGGCTGCGTCCTGGAGATCGGCGCGGGGCAGGGGGAGGAACTCACGGCCCGGGCCCTGGCCTCGGGCTGGAAGCGCGCCGTGGTGCACCAGGATCTGGCAGGCCACGACCGGTGCCTCATGGCGCTTCTTTAACTGGCACGACCTCTGCCATGACTGGGAGTGGAGGCAGGTCATGCGGTATCTTTTGCCCATCGCGATCGGAGTTCTGGTCCTGGGGTGCTCCATTCCCAAGGCCCATGATCCCAGTCTGACCAAGCAGCCCCGGATCCCCTACGCCGAGGAGGGGCCGGCCGCCGCGCCGCTGTCGGACGGCTCCCTCTGGCAGGACCGGCAGACGGTGGCCGATCTGCGCGCCCACCGCCTCAACGACCTGGTGACCATCAAGATCACCGAGTCCACCACCGCCACGTCCAAGGCCGACGTCACGACCTCCCGGTCCGGTTCCAACACCCTCACCGCCCCGTCCCTCTTCAGCCGCCTGGCCAGCGTGGGCGTCGGCAGCGGCGCCGCGGCCACCGGAGGGTTCAAGACCGCCACCACGAACAAGTACGCCGGAAACGGCGTCACCGACCGCAGCGCCCTCTTCACCACCACCATCACCGCCCGGGTGGTGAAGGTCCTGGGCAACGGCAACCTGATCTTCGAAGGCTACCGGGACATCCAGCTCAACAACGAGAAGCAGCGCCTGTACGTGGCCGGGATGCTCGACCCCGCGCGCCTGGACACCGCCAACACCATCGGCTCGGCACAAGTGGCCGAGTTGCGCGTGGGCTACGGCGGCCAGGGCGTGGTGGACGAAACCCTGAAACCGGGCTACATAAGCCGTCTCCTGTCCTTCATCTGGCCGTTCTGAGGCAGGCACATGCGCAGACTCCTCCTTCTCCTCGCCCCCCTCCTCCTGACGGCGGCCATCCCCGACAAGGGGATCGGCCTCCCCCTGCGGGAAGTCGCCTCCCTCCAGGGCGTTCGCGGCAACATGCTCATGGGCTACGGCCTCGTGGTGGGCCTCAAGGGCACCGGCGACACCATCCAGTCCAAGTTCACGATCCAGAGCCTGGCCAACCTCATGGCCCGCCAGGGCATCAGCATCCCCACCACGGGCGTGAACGTGAAGAACGTCGCCTCGGTGATCGTCACCGCCGAACTGCCCGCCTTCGGGAGGCCCGGCCAGCGGGTGGACGTCACGGTCAGTTCCAACGGGGACTCCTCGTCCCTGGCCGGGGGCACCCTCCTCATGACCCCCCTCCAGGGCCCCGACGGCCAGGTCTATGTGGTGGCCCAGGGCTCCCTCCTGGTGGGCGGCTTCTCCGTGGCCACCGCCGGGGCCTCCAACACCAAGAACCACCCCACCGCCGGGCGCATCCCGGAAGGGGGCCTGGTGGAGCGCGAGGTG from Geothrix sp. 21YS21S-2 includes these protein-coding regions:
- a CDS encoding fumarate hydratase, producing MTACSMPNLTSLGTVESKSVLPKGWKADLTDLASLDLTLPVMELIRRTTSRLPQDIIEAVVANRNLEAEGSRAANTLDTMIENITLADDHVSPLCQDTGTIIFWVRHPFGLSQRKVKEQIRRAVADATAQSWLRPNCVESLSGRNPGNNMDPFLEGHPVIHFEEREEPGVEVSIMLKGGGCENVGAQYRLPEASLGAGRDLGGVRKCVIDAVTKAQGQGCSPGILGVAIGGDRVTGYERSKEVILRKLGTPNPDPRLDAFERKLTEEINTLGIGPMGYGGRTTVLGVLVSEMFRHPASFFVSISYMCWSSRRMDLVVDETGSALYR
- a CDS encoding FumA C-terminus/TtdB family hydratase beta subunit, which gives rise to MKRITTPISEAVVRDLKVGDEILLSGRVVLSRDIGHKFMVEKKPDWLKPLLHEAVIYHCGPVVAHHEDGHWSFVSAGPTTSIREEPYQADVLETYTVRGVIGKGGMGKKTSDALGKVGACYLHATGGAGALLAERVKRVVDVKMLEEFGSPEAFWIIEVEDFPLVVTMDSHGGSLHEEVARTSQERAKELMAAK
- a CDS encoding flagellar basal body L-ring protein FlgH — its product is MRYLLPIAIGVLVLGCSIPKAHDPSLTKQPRIPYAEEGPAAAPLSDGSLWQDRQTVADLRAHRLNDLVTIKITESTTATSKADVTTSRSGSNTLTAPSLFSRLASVGVGSGAAATGGFKTATTNKYAGNGVTDRSALFTTTITARVVKVLGNGNLIFEGYRDIQLNNEKQRLYVAGMLDPARLDTANTIGSAQVAELRVGYGGQGVVDETLKPGYISRLLSFIWPF
- the prmC gene encoding peptide chain release factor N(5)-glutamine methyltransferase codes for the protein MHISYSQLASDLASALAGFLDLAEARAESRRWFQEGLGLPASWLLVHGDDPVPEEDAAKVGLWLERRRQGEPWSYILGWCEFRGRRFQVTRDTLIPRPETELVLEAALEVGRRLGVLHACDVGTGTGILAVCMALETDWEVQASDISLGALKAARANAAALGAKVAFQRGHLLAPLKDPLGLVVSNPPYVDPADAPGLQRELAFEPATALFAPDRGLALSAEILREARRRAAPGCVLEIGAGQGEELTARALASGWKRAVVHQDLAGHDRCLMALL